A stretch of Myxococcus hansupus DNA encodes these proteins:
- the hutF gene encoding formimidoylglutamate deiminase: MSDITVYQPELLFTGGRFHEGRVLAVDAKGHILDLAEAPTGARVVPLPGRALLPGLVNGHSHAFQRLIRGRTEYVASGREADDFWSWREAMYRAAESLSPEDLYVASRQAFVEMALAGITTVGEFHYVHHQPDGTPYADRNTLAHAVIRAARDVGLRICLLRVGYARAGFGVAANPRQRRFIDADAETFLGSVEALVREVRGDAAVSVGIAPHSVRAVPREWLAALAASSTRRLPIHMHVAEQPKEIEACLAEHGRRPVELLADLGLLGPGFTAVHGVHLTDAEVALLGASATTVCACPSTERNLGDGIVPADALVKAGAHLSLGSDSQATVDLLDEARQLEGHLRLSRLRRAVLDPGGGAMDGLAARLLGMATVDGARSLGWAGGVLEAGAPADFFTVDLHHPSLVGALPASLLSSIVLGAEKAAVRDVVVAGREVVREGRHALAEESGRAFQALSRTLYA; this comes from the coding sequence GTGAGCGACATCACCGTCTATCAGCCGGAGCTCCTCTTCACGGGCGGCCGGTTCCACGAAGGGCGCGTCCTCGCGGTGGACGCGAAGGGCCACATCCTGGACCTGGCCGAGGCGCCGACGGGCGCGCGCGTCGTGCCGCTGCCGGGAAGGGCCTTGCTGCCGGGCCTGGTCAACGGCCACTCCCACGCGTTTCAGCGGCTCATCCGGGGACGCACGGAGTATGTAGCGTCCGGCCGCGAGGCGGATGACTTCTGGAGCTGGCGCGAGGCCATGTACCGCGCCGCCGAGTCGCTCAGCCCCGAGGACCTGTACGTCGCCTCACGGCAGGCCTTCGTGGAGATGGCGCTCGCGGGCATCACCACCGTGGGTGAGTTCCACTACGTCCACCACCAGCCGGATGGGACGCCCTACGCGGACCGCAACACGCTGGCGCACGCGGTGATTCGCGCGGCCCGGGACGTGGGCCTGCGCATCTGCCTGCTGCGCGTGGGCTACGCTCGCGCGGGCTTCGGCGTGGCGGCGAATCCGCGGCAGCGCCGGTTCATCGACGCGGACGCGGAGACGTTCCTCGGCTCGGTGGAGGCGCTGGTCCGCGAGGTCCGCGGCGATGCGGCGGTGAGCGTGGGCATCGCGCCGCACAGCGTGCGGGCGGTGCCTCGGGAGTGGCTGGCCGCGCTGGCGGCGTCCTCCACGCGCCGGCTGCCCATCCACATGCACGTGGCCGAGCAGCCGAAGGAAATCGAGGCGTGCCTCGCGGAGCATGGCCGCCGGCCGGTGGAGCTGTTGGCGGACCTGGGCCTCCTGGGGCCGGGCTTCACGGCTGTGCACGGCGTGCACCTGACGGACGCGGAGGTGGCGCTGCTGGGCGCGTCCGCGACCACGGTGTGCGCGTGTCCCTCCACCGAGCGAAACCTGGGCGACGGCATCGTCCCCGCGGACGCGCTGGTGAAGGCGGGGGCGCACCTCAGCCTGGGCTCGGACAGTCAGGCGACGGTGGACCTGCTGGATGAGGCGCGGCAGTTGGAAGGGCACCTGCGCTTGTCCCGGCTGCGGCGTGCCGTGCTCGACCCGGGCGGCGGCGCCATGGATGGACTGGCCGCGCGGCTGTTGGGCATGGCCACGGTGGATGGCGCGCGCAGTCTGGGATGGGCGGGTGGGGTGTTGGAGGCCGGCGCGCCCGCGGACTTCTTCACGGTGGACTTGCATCATCCGTCGCTCGTGGGGGCGCTGCCCGCGTCGCTGCTGTCTTCCATTGTTCTCGGTGCCGAGAAGGCCGCGGTGCGCGACGTGGTGGTGGCGGGACGCGAGGTGGTTCGCGAAGGGCGGCATGCGCTCGCGGAGGAGAGTGGCCGGGCGTTCCAGGCGTTGTCGCGCACGCTGTATGCCTGA
- a CDS encoding PilW family protein, protein MNRPHPTPPRGFTLIELMVASTLSMLVLAAAIGVSVHLQRRGLMEERIMETQNTGRAARDLLAFSVQRAGAGIGSLSLTGGQLPAGTADVFYAVSVRTRAEFPGDPSFVPPLDGNLLSDALDVWETDPGRMVLLTGCGSGGGGPAWADTRLCISELLRPPPAFLDNAVIAVVRPGSNTSRGWACIGQVTSRVAEGVEWTPGIPGRPSPGDGNCHPNAAVAGGVWNATETNPIYLLPVSSRSFRVNWPEGRPTLEMDVDGPSGPAAYGPVSQDIEQLQIRLGVVDPGAPMNGAVRFFPDPGMNRPALETCTQGTCAAHVTWTWDPGVPVPPDRGPGSAGDELMRRVRLVELSITARSQRVELLGDEAGGGIDDWGNPQDGFKRRHTVVRLAPRNFAFVGVEGE, encoded by the coding sequence ATGAACCGCCCGCATCCAACGCCGCCCCGAGGCTTCACGCTCATCGAGCTGATGGTCGCCTCCACCCTGTCCATGCTGGTGCTCGCCGCGGCCATTGGCGTGAGCGTCCACCTGCAGCGACGCGGCTTGATGGAAGAGCGCATCATGGAGACCCAGAACACCGGGCGCGCCGCGAGGGACCTGCTCGCGTTCAGCGTGCAGCGCGCGGGCGCGGGCATTGGCAGCCTCTCCCTCACCGGCGGCCAGCTTCCCGCGGGCACGGCCGACGTGTTCTACGCGGTGTCGGTCCGGACACGCGCGGAGTTCCCGGGCGACCCCTCGTTCGTTCCGCCCCTCGACGGCAACCTGTTGTCGGACGCGCTCGACGTCTGGGAGACCGACCCGGGCCGCATGGTCCTCCTCACGGGCTGTGGCTCCGGTGGCGGCGGACCGGCCTGGGCGGACACCCGGCTGTGCATCTCCGAGCTGCTCCGGCCGCCGCCCGCCTTCCTCGACAACGCGGTCATCGCCGTGGTGCGCCCGGGCAGCAACACCTCGCGCGGCTGGGCCTGCATCGGACAGGTGACGAGCCGGGTGGCCGAAGGCGTGGAGTGGACCCCGGGCATCCCGGGCAGGCCCTCGCCCGGGGACGGGAACTGTCACCCCAACGCCGCGGTCGCGGGAGGCGTCTGGAACGCCACGGAGACCAACCCCATCTACCTCCTGCCCGTCTCCAGCCGGAGCTTCCGGGTGAACTGGCCGGAGGGCAGGCCCACGTTGGAGATGGATGTGGATGGGCCCTCCGGACCCGCGGCCTACGGCCCGGTGTCCCAGGACATCGAGCAGCTCCAAATCCGCCTGGGCGTGGTCGACCCCGGCGCGCCCATGAACGGGGCCGTGCGCTTCTTCCCGGACCCCGGCATGAACCGCCCCGCGCTGGAGACCTGCACACAGGGAACGTGTGCCGCGCATGTCACCTGGACCTGGGACCCTGGCGTGCCCGTGCCGCCCGACCGGGGCCCGGGCAGCGCGGGAGACGAGCTGATGCGCCGCGTGCGGTTGGTGGAGCTGTCCATCACCGCGCGCTCACAGCGCGTGGAGCTGCTGGGAGACGAAGCCGGCGGCGGAATCGACGATTGGGGCAACCCCCAAGATGGCTTCAAACGCCGGCACACCGTCGTCCGGCTGGCGCCGCGCAACTTCGCCTTCGTGGGCGTGGAAGGGGAATGA
- the mfd gene encoding transcription-repair coupling factor, which produces MDTPFTQTQDSGAAGDPFVQVVDALRAGQRVRTQGLKGAARGHVLARLHAALKAPLVCVAVDEEAADALAADLSFFLGGHGSLLEPRVLRLPADEALPFDEVSPDAAVVTERLGALFHVGQGTRFPALVLSVRALYRRVLPLEMMRALSARVSAGQDFDRDSLARRLVRMGYQNSPLVEDVGTFSVRGDLLDVFSPLYDKPVRLEFFGDTIESIRAFDPQSQRTVDALKDVHLVPAREVLLTDETRPRAEAAARAVADRINLPTIKLREQLETLREGLPGFGMEGLLPGFFEGGLSTVFDFLRDWGPDAPVFYVDDPLGQDRAVETLWEELERSHAAAEARQELTCPPLEHFLAREDVDQRLRGFRVLEGGGLSLAQTERPPVHFTFGGTQDLREAILAHHGEEGALSPLVERLERWRELRTACVVACGTLSQADRLKRLLMDRNVVVKVHTEPLVDASSLYEPSIRAHLFTGEVSHGFVDGPGGLAVLADEEIFGVRARRRPRRSKKLDAFGSGFGDLKEGDLIVHTDFGIGRYAGLTKMEVNGVPGDFLVLEYAGRDKIYLPVGRMRLIQKFSGGDPTQVQLDKLGTTSWEKTKKRVKEQLLKMAAELLQIAAARKAHPGHAFSAPDRYYAQFEADFEFEETPDQAKAIEDVLADMQKAEPMDRLVCGDVGYGKTEVAMRAAFKAALDRKQVAVLVPTTVLAQQHFLSFKKRFKDYPVTVEVISGLKKAPEVREILKRAKEGKVDILIGTHKLLGGEVAFKDLGLMIVDEEQRFGVKQKESLKKWRSQIDVLTLTATPIPRTLHMSMSGVRDMSIIATPPQDRRAIRTFVMKYEDQVVKEAIEREVARGGQVFFVHNRVESLPSIETQIRTLVPQVTLGVAHGQMGEGQLEKVMLAFTEKKYQVLLCTSIIESGIDISSANTMIVNRADQFGLAQLYQLRGRVGRSKERAYAYLLVPSRRAVTKDAQRRLEVLQNFTELGAGFSIASHDLEIRGAGNLLGDKQSGAIAEIGFDMYAQLLEEAVAEMQGQPPKMQIEPDVTLPMPALIPDDYVSDVHQRLVFYKRFSQASHPDEVTDLRAELVDRYGEAPDEVDHLSELTLLKIDMRDLRLRGLEVGTTRLVVTLGADALLDGPKVAGLVQRSKGLYRLTPDMKLVARAPQGASGHDLIAEAKKVLRDLGHCALPQA; this is translated from the coding sequence ATGGACACTCCCTTCACACAGACGCAGGACAGCGGTGCGGCGGGCGACCCATTCGTCCAGGTGGTTGATGCGCTTCGAGCGGGCCAACGCGTCCGCACGCAGGGGCTCAAGGGGGCGGCGCGCGGGCATGTGCTCGCCCGCCTCCATGCCGCGCTGAAGGCGCCCCTGGTCTGCGTCGCCGTGGACGAGGAGGCCGCGGACGCGCTCGCCGCCGACCTGTCCTTCTTCCTGGGAGGCCACGGCAGCCTGCTGGAGCCCCGGGTGCTGCGGCTGCCCGCCGACGAGGCGCTCCCCTTCGACGAGGTGTCCCCCGACGCGGCCGTGGTGACGGAGCGGCTGGGCGCCCTCTTCCACGTGGGCCAGGGCACGCGCTTTCCCGCGCTGGTGCTGTCCGTGCGCGCGCTGTACCGCCGTGTGCTGCCGCTGGAGATGATGCGCGCGCTGTCCGCGCGGGTGTCCGCGGGCCAGGACTTCGACCGCGACTCGCTGGCGCGCCGGCTGGTGCGCATGGGCTATCAGAACAGCCCGCTGGTGGAGGACGTGGGTACCTTCAGCGTGCGCGGCGACTTGCTGGACGTCTTCAGCCCGCTCTACGACAAGCCCGTCCGCCTGGAGTTCTTCGGCGACACCATCGAGTCCATCCGCGCCTTCGACCCGCAGTCCCAGCGCACGGTGGACGCGCTCAAGGACGTGCACCTGGTGCCCGCGCGCGAGGTGCTCCTCACCGATGAGACGCGCCCGCGCGCCGAGGCCGCCGCCCGCGCGGTGGCCGACCGCATCAACCTGCCCACCATCAAGCTGCGCGAGCAACTGGAGACGCTGCGCGAGGGCCTGCCTGGCTTCGGGATGGAGGGCCTGCTGCCCGGCTTCTTCGAGGGCGGGCTGTCCACGGTGTTCGACTTCCTGCGCGACTGGGGCCCCGACGCGCCCGTCTTCTACGTGGATGACCCGCTGGGGCAGGACCGCGCGGTGGAGACGCTGTGGGAGGAGCTGGAGCGCTCCCACGCGGCGGCCGAGGCGCGACAGGAGCTCACCTGTCCCCCGCTGGAGCACTTCCTTGCCCGCGAGGACGTGGACCAGCGGCTGCGCGGCTTCCGCGTCCTGGAGGGCGGCGGCCTGTCGCTGGCGCAGACGGAGCGCCCGCCGGTGCACTTCACCTTCGGCGGCACCCAGGACCTGCGAGAAGCCATCCTCGCGCACCACGGCGAAGAGGGCGCGCTGTCCCCGCTGGTGGAGCGGCTGGAGCGCTGGCGGGAGCTCCGCACGGCCTGCGTGGTGGCGTGCGGCACGCTGAGCCAGGCGGACCGGCTGAAGCGGCTGCTGATGGACCGCAACGTGGTGGTGAAGGTGCACACGGAGCCGTTGGTGGACGCCTCGTCGCTGTACGAGCCGTCCATCCGGGCGCACCTCTTCACGGGCGAGGTGAGCCACGGCTTCGTGGACGGGCCGGGTGGGCTCGCGGTGCTGGCGGATGAGGAAATCTTCGGCGTGCGCGCGCGCCGGCGGCCCCGGCGCAGCAAGAAGCTGGACGCGTTCGGCTCGGGCTTCGGGGACCTGAAGGAAGGCGACCTCATCGTCCACACCGACTTCGGCATCGGCCGCTACGCGGGCCTGACGAAGATGGAGGTCAACGGCGTGCCCGGGGACTTCCTCGTCCTGGAGTACGCGGGCCGGGACAAAATCTACCTGCCGGTGGGCCGCATGCGGCTCATCCAGAAGTTCTCCGGTGGCGACCCCACGCAGGTGCAGCTCGACAAGCTGGGCACCACGAGCTGGGAGAAAACGAAGAAGCGCGTCAAGGAGCAGCTCCTCAAGATGGCGGCGGAGCTGCTGCAAATCGCCGCCGCGCGCAAGGCGCACCCGGGCCACGCCTTCAGCGCGCCGGACCGGTACTACGCCCAGTTCGAAGCGGACTTCGAGTTCGAGGAGACGCCGGACCAGGCCAAGGCGATTGAAGACGTCCTGGCGGACATGCAGAAGGCCGAGCCCATGGACCGGCTCGTCTGCGGCGACGTGGGCTACGGCAAGACGGAGGTGGCCATGCGCGCCGCCTTCAAGGCCGCGTTGGACCGCAAGCAGGTGGCGGTGCTGGTGCCCACCACGGTGCTGGCGCAGCAGCACTTCCTCTCCTTCAAGAAGCGTTTCAAGGACTACCCCGTCACGGTGGAGGTCATCTCCGGGCTGAAGAAGGCGCCGGAGGTGCGTGAAATCCTCAAGCGCGCCAAGGAGGGCAAGGTCGACATCCTCATCGGCACCCACAAGCTGCTGGGCGGCGAGGTGGCCTTCAAGGACCTGGGTCTGATGATTGTCGACGAGGAGCAGCGCTTCGGCGTGAAGCAGAAGGAGTCGCTCAAGAAGTGGCGCTCCCAGATTGACGTGCTCACGCTGACGGCCACGCCCATTCCCCGCACGCTCCACATGAGCATGTCCGGCGTGCGGGACATGAGCATCATCGCCACGCCGCCGCAGGACCGCCGGGCCATCCGGACCTTCGTGATGAAGTACGAGGACCAGGTCGTCAAGGAGGCCATCGAGCGCGAGGTGGCGCGCGGCGGACAGGTGTTCTTCGTCCACAACCGCGTGGAGTCGCTGCCGTCCATCGAGACGCAGATTCGCACGCTGGTGCCCCAGGTCACCCTTGGCGTGGCGCACGGGCAGATGGGCGAGGGGCAGCTCGAGAAGGTGATGCTCGCCTTCACGGAGAAGAAGTATCAGGTGCTGCTGTGCACCAGCATCATCGAGAGTGGCATCGACATCTCCAGCGCCAACACGATGATTGTGAACCGGGCGGACCAGTTCGGACTGGCGCAGCTCTACCAGCTCCGAGGCCGCGTGGGACGCTCCAAGGAGCGCGCCTATGCGTACCTGCTGGTGCCGTCACGGCGGGCGGTGACGAAGGACGCGCAGCGGCGCTTGGAAGTGCTCCAGAACTTCACCGAGCTGGGCGCGGGCTTCTCCATCGCCAGTCATGACCTGGAGATTCGTGGCGCAGGCAATCTGCTGGGCGACAAGCAGTCGGGTGCCATCGCGGAGATTGGCTTCGACATGTACGCGCAGCTTCTGGAAGAGGCCGTCGCGGAGATGCAGGGCCAGCCGCCCAAGATGCAGATTGAGCCGGACGTCACGCTGCCCATGCCGGCGCTCATCCCGGACGACTACGTCAGCGACGTCCACCAGCGGCTCGTCTTCTACAAGCGATTCAGCCAGGCCAGCCACCCGGACGAGGTGACGGACCTGCGCGCGGAGCTGGTGGACCGCTACGGCGAAGCCCCGGACGAGGTGGACCACCTGTCCGAGCTGACGCTGCTGAAAATCGACATGCGCGATTTGCGGCTGCGCGGGCTGGAGGTGGGCACCACCCGCCTGGTGGTGACGCTGGGCGCGGACGCGCTGCTGGACGGCCCCAAGGTGGCGGGGCTGGTGCAGCGCTCCAAGGGCCTCTACCGCCTCACGCCGGACATGAAGCTCGTCGCCCGGGCGCCGCAGGGTGCCAGCGGCCACGACCTCATCGCCGAGGCCAAGAAGGTGCTGAGGGATTTGGGCCACTGCGCGCTGCCGCAGGCGTAG
- a CDS encoding type IV pilus modification PilV family protein, with protein MNTRALRRHARGLSLLETMATAAVLMLGILGILYTLLAASRHNRRNNNLNQATLIAEQELERVVNLRCSGEPVSDPCANIKQLDNSVRPVWWSANGRMRELEPLANAPPHLRYDLMLDVDPPFEGGEQGAPALARVIAPHGTQLPLDQVVNVRVTVSWAEEPGAPRRAVALQTRMAP; from the coding sequence ATGAACACCCGCGCGCTCCGGCGCCATGCCCGCGGGCTCAGCCTGCTGGAGACGATGGCCACCGCTGCGGTGCTGATGCTCGGCATCCTGGGCATCCTCTACACGCTGCTCGCCGCGTCCCGCCACAACCGCCGCAACAACAACCTCAACCAGGCGACCCTCATCGCCGAACAGGAGCTGGAGCGCGTGGTCAACCTCCGCTGCTCGGGGGAGCCGGTCAGCGACCCGTGCGCCAACATCAAGCAGTTGGACAACTCCGTGCGTCCGGTGTGGTGGTCCGCCAACGGACGCATGCGGGAGCTCGAGCCCCTCGCGAACGCGCCTCCGCACCTGCGCTACGACCTGATGCTGGACGTGGACCCTCCGTTCGAGGGCGGTGAGCAAGGGGCGCCCGCGCTCGCCCGCGTCATCGCGCCCCATGGCACGCAGCTCCCCCTGGACCAGGTCGTCAATGTCCGCGTCACCGTGAGCTGGGCGGAGGAGCCCGGCGCGCCTCGCCGGGCGGTCGCCCTGCAGACCCGGATGGCCCCATGA
- the argE gene encoding acetylornithine deacetylase yields the protein MSDTLPALRATLTELVAMDTTSSRPNAPLIDYAQARLEAAGFSAERQKFTDDAGVEKINLVAVKGGSGRAALALVGHSDCVPYDAAWTDALRLTEKDGRLYARGACDTKGFIACALHAALNAQHVKAPLMVVLTADEEVGLTGAKKLVEAGLGRARHAIVGEPTRLIPVRANKGYCLAEVEVAGKEGHSAYPDSGASAIFRAGRFLQRLEHLALTVLREDRDEGFQPPFTTVNVGVIQGGKAKNVIPGACRFVVEWRPIPGQPPERVSQLLETIRQELVRDEPAYEARIRVVRTDRGVNTKADAEVVRFLAEASGNAPETVSFGTEAPQMTELGAEAVVFGPGDIRVAHQTGEYVPVEDLVRCEAILARAVAHFCGGS from the coding sequence ATGAGTGACACGCTGCCCGCGCTGCGGGCCACCCTGACGGAGCTTGTGGCGATGGACACCACGTCCTCGCGTCCCAATGCTCCGCTCATCGACTATGCGCAGGCCCGCCTGGAGGCCGCGGGCTTCAGCGCGGAGCGCCAGAAGTTCACCGACGACGCGGGGGTGGAGAAGATCAACCTCGTCGCGGTGAAGGGCGGCAGCGGCCGGGCCGCGCTGGCTCTGGTGGGGCATTCTGACTGTGTTCCGTATGACGCCGCGTGGACGGACGCGCTGCGGCTCACGGAGAAGGACGGCCGTCTCTACGCGCGCGGGGCCTGTGACACGAAGGGCTTCATCGCGTGCGCGCTGCACGCGGCCTTGAACGCCCAGCACGTGAAGGCGCCGTTGATGGTGGTGCTCACGGCGGACGAGGAAGTGGGCCTGACGGGCGCCAAGAAGCTGGTGGAGGCGGGCCTGGGTCGTGCCCGGCACGCGATTGTCGGCGAGCCCACGCGCCTCATCCCCGTGCGCGCCAACAAGGGCTACTGCCTGGCGGAGGTGGAGGTGGCGGGGAAGGAAGGGCACAGCGCCTATCCGGACTCGGGGGCGTCGGCCATCTTCCGCGCGGGCCGGTTCCTCCAGCGCCTGGAGCATCTGGCGTTGACGGTGCTGCGCGAGGACCGCGACGAGGGCTTCCAGCCGCCCTTCACCACGGTCAACGTGGGCGTCATCCAGGGTGGCAAGGCGAAGAACGTCATCCCCGGCGCTTGCCGCTTCGTCGTGGAGTGGCGGCCCATCCCCGGCCAGCCGCCGGAGCGGGTGTCCCAGTTGCTGGAGACCATCCGCCAGGAGCTGGTGCGTGACGAGCCCGCCTACGAGGCGCGCATCCGCGTGGTGCGCACGGACCGGGGCGTGAATACGAAGGCGGACGCGGAGGTGGTGCGCTTCCTCGCGGAGGCCAGCGGCAACGCGCCGGAGACGGTGTCCTTCGGCACGGAGGCGCCGCAGATGACGGAGCTGGGCGCGGAGGCCGTGGTGTTCGGCCCCGGCGACATCCGCGTGGCGCACCAGACGGGCGAGTACGTTCCAGTGGAAGACCTGGTGCGCTGCGAGGCCATCCTGGCGCGCGCGGTGGCCCACTTCTGCGGCGGAAGCTAG
- a CDS encoding sensor histidine kinase produces MAVLRSVRSEVGGIVDFECASANAQAERWLGGEAGRLVHHRLLEGAPWSWDGGLFGACVRVATRRVPEVVRVSRQSTLGTMWLLARVSPCDDGVVLFLEDLSERMAAEEALRRDHDLLHAVIESATDAIYVKDVAGRYILINPATANAFHRAPRDILGRTDAELLGHERAAPTLEHDRQVMRSGQTATYEGAEGGPGTDRIWHTTKGVLRRGDSTVYGLFAICRDVTARRRQELEREEEARYQERFIGVLGHDLGNPLAAVRLSSAALLARESLPPEVRRVVTRIDGSAERMARLVKQLLDFTRARMAGGIPLRPHEVCMVDVCHRIIAELEPAHPECSVRLEVDGESRGVWDEERLGQVLSNLVGNALQHSPEGASVRVRLAAKDALFQRVEIHNGGPPIPESLRARLFSPFHGVPPEPGQPKPKHQGLGLGLYIVSQIVTAHGGWLDVASSADTGTCFSVTLPRVTRPLGGPPGKGA; encoded by the coding sequence GTGGCCGTGCTGCGGAGCGTGCGCTCCGAGGTGGGCGGCATCGTCGACTTCGAATGTGCATCCGCCAATGCCCAGGCGGAGCGCTGGCTCGGGGGTGAAGCGGGCCGGCTGGTGCATCATCGGCTGTTGGAGGGCGCGCCTTGGAGCTGGGACGGCGGCCTGTTCGGCGCGTGTGTCCGCGTGGCGACGCGCCGGGTGCCGGAGGTGGTCCGGGTGTCGCGCCAGTCGACGCTGGGCACCATGTGGCTGCTGGCGCGGGTGTCGCCTTGTGATGATGGCGTGGTGCTCTTCCTGGAGGACCTCTCCGAGCGCATGGCCGCGGAGGAGGCGCTGCGCAGGGACCATGACCTGCTGCACGCGGTCATCGAGAGCGCCACCGACGCCATCTACGTGAAGGACGTGGCGGGGCGATACATCCTCATCAACCCGGCCACCGCGAACGCCTTCCACCGCGCGCCGCGCGACATCCTCGGGCGGACGGACGCGGAGCTGCTGGGGCACGAGCGCGCCGCGCCGACGTTGGAGCATGACCGCCAGGTGATGCGCTCCGGACAGACGGCCACGTACGAAGGCGCCGAAGGCGGACCGGGGACCGACCGCATCTGGCACACGACGAAGGGCGTGCTGCGCCGGGGCGACAGCACGGTGTACGGCCTCTTCGCCATCTGCCGTGACGTCACCGCCCGGCGCCGCCAGGAGCTGGAGCGCGAGGAGGAGGCGCGCTACCAGGAGCGCTTCATCGGCGTGCTGGGACACGACCTGGGCAACCCGCTGGCCGCGGTGCGGCTGTCCTCCGCGGCGCTGCTGGCCCGGGAGTCGCTGCCGCCCGAGGTCCGGCGCGTGGTGACGCGCATCGACGGGAGCGCCGAGCGGATGGCGCGGCTGGTGAAACAGTTGCTCGACTTCACCCGCGCGCGCATGGCGGGAGGCATTCCGCTGCGTCCGCATGAGGTGTGCATGGTGGACGTCTGCCACCGCATCATCGCGGAGCTGGAGCCGGCGCATCCGGAGTGCAGCGTCCGCCTGGAGGTGGACGGCGAGTCACGGGGCGTCTGGGACGAGGAGCGCCTGGGGCAGGTGTTGTCCAACCTGGTGGGCAATGCCCTGCAGCACAGTCCAGAAGGGGCGTCGGTGCGGGTCCGGCTGGCCGCGAAGGACGCGCTGTTCCAGCGGGTGGAGATTCACAACGGAGGCCCGCCCATCCCCGAGTCCCTGCGCGCCCGGCTCTTCTCGCCGTTCCACGGGGTGCCCCCGGAGCCCGGGCAGCCGAAGCCGAAGCACCAGGGCCTGGGGTTGGGGCTCTACATCGTGTCGCAAATCGTGACGGCGCACGGAGGCTGGCTCGACGTGGCGTCGTCCGCGGACACGGGGACGTGCTTCTCGGTGACGTTGCCCCGCGTCACCCGGCCGCTGGGGGGGCCGCCGGGCAAGGGCGCGTGA
- a CDS encoding DUF2383 domain-containing protein, whose product MADKSEVARLRSLAQLDADAVGAYDAALARIPEPLVRERLNGFRIDHVRHVQDLNALIHELGGTPLELRLDFKGTAMKGLTAVSSMMGTEAALVAMLGNEEFSNRAYDVALRFDWRPEVRALIEKHREDERRHVMWIRDAVRTRPWERASSSAAEGSEAPA is encoded by the coding sequence ATGGCCGACAAATCCGAAGTGGCCCGGCTGCGCAGCCTGGCCCAGCTCGACGCGGATGCCGTGGGTGCGTACGACGCCGCCCTGGCGCGAATCCCCGAACCGCTGGTGCGTGAGCGGCTCAACGGATTCCGTATCGACCACGTGCGCCATGTGCAGGACCTGAACGCCCTCATCCACGAGCTGGGTGGGACGCCGCTGGAGCTGCGCCTGGATTTCAAGGGCACCGCGATGAAGGGCCTGACGGCCGTGTCGAGCATGATGGGCACCGAGGCGGCGCTGGTGGCCATGCTCGGCAACGAGGAGTTCTCCAACCGCGCCTATGACGTGGCCCTGCGCTTCGACTGGCGCCCCGAGGTCCGCGCCCTCATCGAAAAGCACCGTGAGGACGAGCGGCGTCACGTGATGTGGATTCGCGACGCCGTCCGGACCCGCCCCTGGGAGCGCGCCTCCTCGTCCGCCGCGGAAGGCTCCGAGGCACCCGCCTGA
- a CDS encoding pilus assembly FimT family protein — translation MHPRNQGVTLLEVMVVVAIIGVFATLSVTSFQGMLERQRVSGAQRELVLMMQEARQKARATRQPVRLNLRVADENDRQVTRMRWESLACSDTWGTVCPIEACLDNRCGEGGCECPETGPELIIPPQLDVTQLVGLCWVDATGTQSPIVAPRSADGRPCEPSEDAPDPERLVLRRNHGTPELPNWRPELVFQADKLTASIRSVDCDKHGSTPGCQ, via the coding sequence ATGCATCCGCGCAACCAGGGCGTGACGTTGTTGGAGGTGATGGTGGTGGTGGCCATCATCGGCGTCTTCGCCACCCTCTCCGTCACCAGCTTCCAGGGCATGCTCGAGCGGCAGCGCGTCAGCGGCGCGCAGCGGGAGCTGGTGTTGATGATGCAGGAGGCGCGTCAGAAGGCGCGCGCCACCCGCCAGCCCGTGCGGCTCAACCTCCGCGTCGCGGACGAGAACGACCGACAGGTGACACGCATGCGGTGGGAGTCGCTGGCGTGCAGTGACACCTGGGGCACCGTCTGTCCCATCGAGGCGTGTCTGGACAACCGCTGCGGCGAGGGCGGCTGTGAGTGCCCGGAGACAGGCCCCGAGCTGATCATCCCGCCGCAGCTCGACGTGACGCAGCTCGTGGGGCTGTGTTGGGTGGACGCCACGGGAACCCAGTCCCCCATCGTCGCGCCACGGTCGGCGGACGGACGTCCCTGTGAGCCGTCCGAGGACGCGCCCGACCCGGAGCGGCTCGTGCTGCGGCGCAACCACGGCACGCCCGAGCTCCCCAACTGGCGGCCGGAGCTGGTGTTCCAGGCGGACAAGCTCACGGCGTCCATACGCTCCGTGGATTGTGACAAGCACGGCTCCACACCAGGCTGCCAGTAG
- a CDS encoding c-type cytochrome, protein MMKRFVLLLSLGLATSARAESTADVWQAKCAVCHGGDGKAQTKMGQKESIGDMSRPDWQRARTDAALRKVIAEGDPRNSKMKSFKDTLTPAQMDALVGYIRTMKAPSPP, encoded by the coding sequence ATGATGAAGCGGTTCGTCCTGCTGCTGTCCCTGGGCCTGGCCACCAGCGCACGCGCGGAGAGCACCGCCGACGTCTGGCAGGCGAAGTGCGCGGTGTGTCACGGCGGTGACGGCAAGGCGCAGACGAAGATGGGCCAGAAGGAGTCCATCGGCGACATGAGCCGCCCGGACTGGCAGCGGGCCCGGACGGACGCCGCCCTCCGCAAGGTCATCGCCGAGGGCGACCCTCGCAACAGCAAGATGAAGTCATTCAAGGACACGCTTACCCCCGCGCAGATGGACGCACTGGTGGGATACATCCGCACCATGAAGGCGCCCTCGCCCCCTTGA